Proteins encoded within one genomic window of Ctenopharyngodon idella isolate HZGC_01 chromosome 6, HZGC01, whole genome shotgun sequence:
- the LOC127514886 gene encoding SH3 and cysteine-rich domain-containing protein 3-like, with amino-acid sequence TCEAGVVHLHPCVFPVPLQVYFIYDEEVEEEEKEEPPPPELVRPVNDRPHKFKDHYCKKPKFCDVCARMIVLNNKFALRCKNCKTNIHHQCRSYVELQRCFGKIPPGFRRAYSSPLYSSQQNATIKELLPFSQTNRTDPVYETLRIGVIMANKERKKASEDKKNMMMMMMEEEETQPKAEEGDDEGANQEEKKDKAAADDKSKKLQPGKLGVFSQSHYYLALYRFKAIEKDDLDVHPGDRITVIDDSNEEWWRGKIGDRSGFVPANYIIRVRSGERVYKVTRSFVGNREMGQITLKKDQIVVKKGDEVNGYLKVSTGRKLGFFPADILQEI; translated from the exons ACTTGTGAGGCCGGTGTCGTTCACTTACATCCGTGTGTGTTTCCTGTCCCTCTTCAGGTGTATTTCATCTATGATGAAGAGGTcgaggaggaggagaaagagGAGCCTCCGCCTCCAGAGCTGGTCCGACCCGTGAACGACAGGCCGCACAAGTTTAAAGACCACTACTGCAAGAAGCCCAAGTTCTGCGACGTCTGCGCGCGGATGATCGTCC TCAATAATAAATTTGCTCTGAGGTGCAAAAACTGTAAGACCAACATCCATCATCAGTGTCGGAGCTACGTGGAGCTTCAGAGGTGCTTCGGCAAAATC cctCCAGGTTTCAGACGTGCGTACAGTTCTCCGCTCTACAGCAGTCAGCAGAACGCCACCATTAAAGAGCTGCTTCCGTTCT CTCAGACGAACCGCACTGATCCGGTGTACGAGACGCTGCGCATCGGTGTCATCATGGCCAACAAGGAGCGGAAGAAAGCGTCAGAAGACAAGAAGAAC atgatgatgatgatgatggaggaAGAGGAGACACAACCGAAAGCAGAAGAAGGTGATGATGAAGGAG CAAAtcaagaagaaaagaaagacaaagCAGCAGCAGACGACAAG AGTAAGAAGCTCCAGCCGGGTAAACTGGGCGTCTTCTCTCAGTCTCATTATTATCTCGCCCTGTATCGCTTCAAAGCCATAGAGAAGGACGACCTAGACGTGCA TCCAGGAGATCGAATCACTGTGATCGATGATTCTAACGAGGAGTGGTGGAGA GGTAAGATTGGGGATCGATCAGGGTTTGTTCCAGCCAACTACATCATCCGTGTGCGATCAGGAGAGAGAGTTTACAAAGTGACGCGCTCCTTCGTGGGAAACAGAGAAATGGGACAAATAACGCTGAAAAAAGACCAG ATTGTGGTTAAGAAGGGTGACGAGGTGAACGGATATCTGAAGGTCAGCACAGGACGCAAGCTCGGCTTCTTCCCTGCCGACATCTTACAGGAgatctga